The nucleotide window GTCTCCGGCGAGGTCTCCCACCCCGGCACGGGACTCTCCTGCTGGCCGTAGCCACGACGGTTCTCTCCCGGCAGCTGCGGGGCCATCTTGGAGACCGGTCCCGGCTCCACCACCACCGTCTGCTGCAATGGGCTGCCGGGTCGCTACATCTCCGTCATCATCCCCGGCCGGGAGGATTTCCTCGTCCTCTGTGAAGTGGAGGTGACGGCGCAGAGCTGCTTCCCCCCGCCCGGCGGTAAGGACCAAAAGACCCCCCCGGCAGGGAGCCAGCACGTGCCGGATGGCCGTCAGCGAACGCTGACCTCCCCGAGCCCCCCCAGAGATGATCTGGTCCCTACAGCGCCAggagaaactggggggagggggggggctgtgagGGTCCCAGGGTTGGGGATGGGGATGTCACACGTGTCGCCGAGCTGGTGGCACACCGGTGTGCCGGGACGCGGCATGAGGGTTCCTGGAGGGACTGGTGGAGGACAGACCCCAGCGCCAGCTCTGTGCCCATGGGGTGATGCCTGGCCACGGGTCACCGCTGGCAGCAAGCAGCCGGAGCTGGTGTCACCATCCCATGGCATCCCCCAGCCCAAAACCTGGCCTTGCGGCGCCCGGCGGCACAGTCCTCCACAGCCGGCCGGGCCGGCAGTGCCGTGAATGCTGTGGATGGGAACGGGGATGGTAACTGGCGGCACGGCTCCTGCTCTCAAACCGAGAGGGAGCCGGAGCCGTGGTGGACGGTGGACCTGGGTCGGCGCCGCGCTGTGGAGGCCGTGGTGGTGAGGAACCGCCTGGACTGCTGCTGGCACCGGCTAAAAGGCGCCCGCGTCCATGTCGGGGACTCCCTCGCTGGCCACGGCACCAATAACCCCATGTGAGTGCCGCCGCGCTGGCCCCGCAGTGCACGGCTGCTTCGGCGCTTGcccaccctcacccccccatccccgtccctgCAGCTGCGGCACCATCACGGACACCAGCCCCGGCTCCACCAGCACCGTCTGCTGCCACGGGCTGCGTGGCCGATACGTCACCGTCACCATCCCCGGCCGGGAGGAGCGGCTGAGCCTGTGTGAGGTGGAGGTGGTGGAGCAGGGCTGTGCCGCACTGCCTGGGGGTGAGTggactggggcggggggggaccaggggggtgttttggggggcacagcagccccagcccggccATCCCCGCAGCCCAGAACGTGGCACTGGGCCGCCCGGCCACCCAGTCCTCCGTGCTGGATGCCGGCAGCGGTGCTGCCAACGCCGTCGATGGGAACCGGGACAGCAACTGGGAGCACGGCTCCTGCGCCCACACCACTGAGGAGCCGGAGCCGTGGTGGCGTGTAGATCTCGGCCGCCGGCACGCCGTCTACGCCGTGGTGGTGAAGAACCGCCACGactgctgctgggagaggctgaAGGGTGCCGAGATCCACGTCGGCAACTCCCTGGTCGACCGCGGCCGGCGCAACCCCGTGTGAGCCCCAGACCCATCACCGCCGCCAAGACCCCCACCGGGACCGTGCCggctcatcctcctcctccctcctctcctggcAGCTGCGGCATCATTACGGACGCCGGCCCCGGTTCGCTCAGCACCGTCTGCTGCCACGGGCTTCGCGGTCGCTACGTCTCCATCCTCATCCCCGGCCGGGAGGACGCGCTGGTGCTGTGCGAGGTGGAGGTGATCCAGCAAGGCTGCGCCCCGCTGCCTGGAGGTGAGCCGCCGGCAGATCCGCATCCCACCCCCggcaccccaggccccccccccccacccacccaccctgcGGTGTTTGTAGCCCCCAACGTGGCGCGGGAGCAGCGGGCGACGCAATCCTCCACCTCCAACGGTTTCGGCGTCGCATCCAAGGCGGTGGACGGGAACCGGGACGGCGTCTGGCAACACGGCTCCTGTAGCCACACGCGGCGAGAGCGGGAGCCGTGGTGGAGCGTGGACCTGGGCGGGCGCCGCGCCGTGGCGGCCGTGGTGGTGAAGAACCGGCAGGATTGCTGCTGGGAGCGGCTGCGGGGAGCGCAGGTCCACGTCGGCGACGCGCCGGCCAGGCGCAGCAGGGACAA belongs to Haliaeetus albicilla chromosome 3, bHalAlb1.1, whole genome shotgun sequence and includes:
- the LOC138684651 gene encoding uncharacterized protein, translated to MSRAPNATALPWALLLLGEVLVQDAAAQGCLLPPAAYNAALGRPASQSSVFPNISIAVNAVDGNRDGIWQHGSCSHTRREREPWWSVDLGGRRAVAAVVVKNRQDCCWERLRGAQVHIGDAPAERGRDNPVCGTITDAGPGSLSTICCQGLPGRYVSILIPGREDTLVLCEVEVVLQGCLPLPGALDVARGRPVAQSSTLNAISLAANAVDGNGDADWERGSCAHTEMELEPWWRVDLGRRHAVYAVTITNRRDCCWESLLGAQVHVGDSLADHGKHNPVCGAILETGPGSTTTVCCNGLPGRYISVIIPGREDFLVLCEVEVTAQSCFPPPGGKDQKTPPAGSQHVPDGRLATGHRWQQAAGAGVTIPWHPPAQNLALRRPAAQSSTAGRAGSAVNAVDGNGDGNWRHGSCSQTEREPEPWWTVDLGRRRAVEAVVVRNRLDCCWHRLKGARVHVGDSLAGHGTNNPICGTITDTSPGSTSTVCCHGLRGRYVTVTIPGREERLSLCEVEVVEQGCAALPGAQNVALGRPATQSSVLDAGSGAANAVDGNRDSNWEHGSCAHTTEEPEPWWRVDLGRRHAVYAVVVKNRHDCCWERLKGAEIHVGNSLVDRGRRNPVCGIITDAGPGSLSTVCCHGLRGRYVSILIPGREDALVLCEVEVIQQGCAPLPGAPNVAREQRATQSSTSNGFGVASKAVDGNRDGVWQHGSCSHTRREREPWWSVDLGGRRAVAAVVVKNRQDCCWERLRGAQVHVGDAPARRSRDNPVCGTITDAGPGSLSTICCQGLPGRYVSITIPGREEQLALCEVEVYSVFPEF